In one Hemiscyllium ocellatum isolate sHemOce1 chromosome 27, sHemOce1.pat.X.cur, whole genome shotgun sequence genomic region, the following are encoded:
- the LOC132828669 gene encoding zinc finger protein 239-like: MEKPWKCGDCGKGFKVPSELEIHRRSHTGERPFICSECGKGFTESCNLLRHQQVHTGERPFICSECGKGFTQSSHLLTHRRVHTRERPFVCPECGKGFTQLSSLLRHQMAHTGERPFSCSECGKGFSRSTSLLSHRRVHTGERPFTCCLCGKGFTESSNLRKHRRIHTGERPYTCSVCGKGFTESSTLLRHRGSHTE; this comes from the coding sequence ATGGAGAAACCTTGGAAATGTGGAGACTGTGGGAAAGGGTTTAAAGTCCCATCTGAGCTGGAGATTCATCGACGCagccacaccggggagaggccgttcatctgctccgagtgcgggaagggattcactgAATCGTGCAACCTCCTccggcaccagcaggtccacaccggggagcggccgttcATCTGCTCCGAGtgtggcaagggcttcacccagtcgtcccacCTCCTGACCCACCGGCGCGTTCACACCCGGGAGAGGCCGTTCgtctgccccgagtgcgggaagggcttcactcaGTTATCcagcctgctgcggcaccagatggctcacaccggagagaggccgttcagctgctccgagtgtgggaagggcttctcTCGCTCGACCAGCCTGCTGTCTCACCggcgggttcacactggggagcgGCCATTCACCTGCTGCTTGTGCGGCAAAGGATTCACCGAGTCCTCCAATCTCCGAAAGCACCGACgcattcacaccggggagaggccgtacacctgctccgtgtgcgggaagggattcactgAGTCGTCCACCCTGCTGAGACACCGGGGCAGTCACACCGAGTAG